The following coding sequences lie in one Rutidosis leptorrhynchoides isolate AG116_Rl617_1_P2 chromosome 4, CSIRO_AGI_Rlap_v1, whole genome shotgun sequence genomic window:
- the LOC139840691 gene encoding uncharacterized protein, which produces MSSSSSSSGDSFTKYTINVIENLSDEEEVNSRRYIRRNHYEAHDRLMDDYFNEGCKYSADNFKRRFRMRRRVFLRIMNDILSYAANPLPYYFRWFHRRKDSCGKWSIRPHLKMTAALRQLAYGYTPDALDEYLQMSERVMKGFMVEAVASYDNWIWHAYFGVAGSNNDINVLNTSDLFNSMLNEEMPDVPYEINGVHYSRWYYLADGIYPTWAAFVKGFSSAVDEKRTYFTKKQASAHKDVERTFGILQGRWHILQQPARAYEVNIMRQLMYTCIVIHNIIIEDNGCNLAENDWVVEPVQHIQRT; this is translated from the exons ATGTCGTCTTCTTCGAGTTCTTCCGGCGACTCGTTCACGAAGTACACAATAAACGTAATTGAAAATTTATCcgatgaagaagaagttaactcacGTCGTTATATACGTCGAAATCATTATGAAGCACATGATCGTTTGATGGACGATTATTTTAACGAGGGTTGCAAATATTCGGCTGATAATTTCAAACGAAGATTTCGAATGCGGCGACGTGTTTTTCTTAGGATTATGAATGATATCCTAAGCTACGCAGCAAATCCATTGCCGTATTATTTTAGATGGTTTCATCGAAGAAAAGATTCATGTGGTAAGTGGAGTATTAGGCCACATTTGAAGATGACAGCCGCGCTACGTCAGCTAGCATACGGTTATACACCGGATGCGTTGGATGAGTATCTTCAAATGTCCGAACGA GTCATGAAAGGATTCATGGTTGAAGCGGTCGCCTCGTATGATAATTGGATTTGGCATGCGTATTTTGGTGTAGCGGGTTCAAATAACGATATTAATGTGCTAAACACTAGTGATTTGTTCAACTCAATGCTTAATGAGGAAATGCCGGACGTTCCTTATGAAATAAACGGGGTTCATTATAGCAGGTGGTATTATTTAGCTGACGGCATTTACCCAACTTGGGCGGCATTTGTTAAGGGATTTTCAAGTGCCGTTGACGAAAAACGTACTTACTTTACAAAGAAACAAGCGAGTGCTCACAAAGATGTTGAAAGAACGTTTGGGATCCTTCAAGGCCGTTGGCATATTCTTCAGCAACCCGCACGAGCTTACGAGGTGAATATAATGAGACAACTAATGTACACATGCATCGTGATACACAACATCATTATCGAAGACAATGGATGCAACCTTGCTGAGAATGATTGGGTAGTTGAGCCCGTCCAACATATACAACGTACGTGA
- the LOC139843359 gene encoding NAC domain-containing protein 7-like translates to MDTLTHVPPGFRFHPTDEELVDYYLRKKIASKRIDLDVIKDVDLYRIEPWDLQELCKLGTEEQNEWYFFSHKDKKYPTGTRTNRATKVGFWKATGRDKSIYSKHNLVGMRKTLVFYKGRAPNGQKSDWIMHEYRLETNENAMTQEEGWVVCRVFKKRITSVRRMDEHDSMCNWYEDQVSFMPDNYESPTDQVSHPYTSNTSYHHQLNRKAELDQIMHYNLPHEHSFLQLPHLESLKYQQSHINLLYGNNNNSDINNNNDGEQDLQVTDWRVLDKFVASQLSNDQDAVVAKENNYLNPSTSSIQMGDQQMNMLLSDSKSEEIASEGASISTSTCQNDMWK, encoded by the exons ATGGATACTCTTACACATGTTCCCCCTGGTTTTAGATTCCACCCAACGGATGAAGAACTCGTAGATTACTACCTAAGGAAAAAGATTGCATCCAAAAGAATCGATCTTGATGTTATTAAAGATGTTGATCTCTACAGAATTGAACCATGGGATCTTCAAG AATTATGCAAGCTAGGAACTGAAGAGCAAAATGAGTGGTACTTTTTTAGCCACAAGGACAAAAAATATCCAACGGGAACTCGAACTAATAGGGCTACAAAAGTTGGCTTTTGGAAAGCTACCGGAAGAGACAAGTCCATATACTCGAAGCATAATCTTGTTGGTATGAGAAAGACGTTGGTCTTTTATAAGGGCCGAGCTCCTAATGGACAGAAATCCGATTGGATCATGCATGAGTATAGGCTAGAAACAAATGAAAATGCGATGACTCAG GAAGAAGGATGGGTAGTATGCAGAGTATTCAAGAAGCGAATAACAAGTGTACGTAGAATGGATGAACACGATTCTATGTGTAACTGGTACGAAGATCAAGTTTCTTTCATGCCTGATAATTATGAATCCCCAACTGATCAAGTTTCTCATCCTTACACTTCAAATACTTCATACCACCATCAACTGAATCGAAAAGCAGAACTAGATCAAATTATGCATTACAACTTGCCTCATGAGCACTCATTCCTTCAGCTTCCTCACTTAGAATCTCTCAAATATCAACAGTCGCACATCAACTTgctttatggtaataataataatagtgacattaataataataatgatggtgaaCAAGATCTTCAAGTGACTGATTGGCGAGTGCTCGATAAATTTGTTGCTTCTCAGCTTAGTAATGATCAAGATGCAGTAGTAGCCAAGGAAAACAATTATTTGAATCCTTCTACATCATCAATTCAAATGGGTGATCAACAGATGAACATGCTTTTAAGTGATTCTAAGAGCGAGGAAATCGCTTCAGAAGGCGCCTCAATATCCACATCCACTTGCCAGAATGATATGTGGAAGTAA